The DNA region AGTTCAGCTCGCTTTTCGTTTCCCACTTCAAATCGGGATTTGGATTCTGATAAGGTGCAGCTCCCTGTGTCCATTTACCATTAATGTAAGCATAGCCACCATAACCCAGCAGATACATTGACAGCAAGTTTGCATTCACCTCGTTACCCGTAACACCATAACCGACACGGAACTTTAAATCATCCAGCCACTTCACCTCTTTCAGGAAGTTCTCTTTGCTAAGGCGCCAACCGGCTGATACGGCAGGGAACCATCCCCACTTATGGTTATCACCAAAGCGGGAAGAACCTTCACGGCGCAAACTTGCCATGAACATGTACTTCTCATCATAATTGTAAGTCACACGGCCAAAGAAAGAAATAAGCTTATGTGTATTTCTATAGCTGGTCATAGCTGCCTTGTTATCTTTCATATCATTCATGGAACCAATGTTCCATGGACCGAACATGTCCGTCGGAAAATCTTTCGCCCATTGATATAATCCTTTAGCATCATCATCCTGATAACTATAGCCCGCCATAGCACCCAGATTATGGAGTCCTAAGGATTTGGTGTAATCACCTACCAATTCCAACGTTTTCTGCAGACTGTTGTCAGCCCAGTTCCACACATTGCCATAATCACCATTGACAACCGTAGACATATGCTTGAAAGAGTTGCTCTTGTTTTCCATACGGTCAAAGCGTTGAAGAGCTCCCATGACGCTCAAATTAAGCCCTTCAATCGGGGTAACTGTCATCTTACCGCTCATCATCAGTTGATTATATCCCTCTTTGTCATATTCTTCATTAATCATGGCAACAGGGTTATAAGGTTTCAGATTGACTTTATATTCAGTATAGTTTCCGTTCTCATCATAAATGGGACGCGTTGGATTTTCCAACAGAGCATTCAGGTAGGCAGAATACCATGCACGTTGCTGAGTGACATAGCTATCATTGATATTCAACTGGAAACGCAGTTTATCATTAAACATATTGTGATTCAATCCGATTTTTGCAGTGATGGATTCACGGTCTGTCTTATTGATGACACCCTCACGCTTCCGGTAATCGATAGAAGCCACATAATTGGACTGGGCATTGCCACCCTTCAAAGAAAGAAAGTGATTCTGGCTGATAGCTGTACGGCTGATTGCATCTACCCAATCAGTGGTAGTTCCTTCATCTTGAATTCCTGGAAAATCAGAATTATCTTTCAAGTTACGATAATCATCCGCAGTCAACATATCTGCATGTTTGGAAATAGTTTCAAATGATACGGATGCATTGTATTCCAACGACATCTTCGTGGCTTTGGCACGATTGGTAGTAATAACAATCACACCATTCGTACCACGTGTACCGTAGATTGCAGCAGCCGAACCATCTTTCAACACGTCAATAGATTCAATATCCTCACTTGAAATAGCCGTCATGCTACCACCGGGAATACCATCAATGACTATCAGCGGGCTGGTATTGCCTGATAATGAATTTACACCACGAATAGTCATTTCAAGCCCCAACACCGGGTCACCGGTATAATTAGAAAGTTGTAAGCCGGCTACTTTACCTTGAAGCAACTGTTCGGGGCTCTTCACCATACCGGCAAGGAAATTATCCTTTTTCACCGAAGTAATGGCACTCGTCACTTCTCCCTTCTTCATTGAGCCGTAGCCCACCACCACTACATCATCCAACAAGAAAACGTCCTCTTCAAGAGTTATATTAAGGGAAGTGGTATTTGCATTCGTCTGAATAGTGCGCGTTACATAACCGACATAACTCACCGTTAGTGTGTTACCCGGAGTCATCTTAATTTCAAAACGTCCATCGACATCCGTCGAAACACCGTTCGCAGTACCCGTCTCCAAAATCGTAACACCCGGCAGAGTGTTACCTTTTGAATCCTTCACAACACCCTGGAAATTCTTTGTCTGTGCAGCGATAAACTGGCAT from Bacteroides sp. MSB163 includes:
- a CDS encoding SusC/RagA family TonB-linked outer membrane protein — protein: MPKFNQERIISGTMRLMALVCMLCACQFIAAQTKNFQGVVKDSKGNTLPGVTILETGTANGVSTDVDGRFEIKMTPGNTLTVSYVGYVTRTIQTNANTTSLNITLEEDVFLLDDVVVVGYGSMKKGEVTSAITSVKKDNFLAGMVKSPEQLLQGKVAGLQLSNYTGDPVLGLEMTIRGVNSLSGNTSPLIVIDGIPGGSMTAISSEDIESIDVLKDGSAAAIYGTRGTNGVIVITTNRAKATKMSLEYNASVSFETISKHADMLTADDYRNLKDNSDFPGIQDEGTTTDWVDAISRTAISQNHFLSLKGGNAQSNYVASIDYRKREGVINKTDRESITAKIGLNHNMFNDKLRFQLNINDSYVTQQRAWYSAYLNALLENPTRPIYDENGNYTEYKVNLKPYNPVAMINEEYDKEGYNQLMMSGKMTVTPIEGLNLSVMGALQRFDRMENKSNSFKHMSTVVNGDYGNVWNWADNSLQKTLELVGDYTKSLGLHNLGAMAGYSYQDDDAKGLYQWAKDFPTDMFGPWNIGSMNDMKDNKAAMTSYRNTHKLISFFGRVTYNYDEKYMFMASLRREGSSRFGDNHKWGWFPAVSAGWRLSKENFLKEVKWLDDLKFRVGYGVTGNEVNANLLSMYLLGYGGYAYINGKWTQGAAPYQNPNPDLKWETKSELNFGLDFSFLKNRLSGSVDVYHRETSDLLSTYEVPTPPYIVSSMMANVGKIRNQGIELLLSGTAIQTRDLRFDITGTFSYNKNKIVSLSNGLYQKDYWYAGATGSPIQTHTHIVREGDPVGNFHGFQTHSLTSDGLWMVYGADGEPKLLTDANDGDKRVIGNGIPTTYGSLNLALNYKGFDVSVMFRGAFNFQVLNRQRMHWETTARIGEGNLPRSVLEKPFGSNSYVKGAPAMQSYYVEDGDYVKLDNVNIGYTFKLKNQNVIQRLRLYVAGNNLLTMTGYKGLDPEVSIKGLAPGVEGSGAGELYPTTRQFTVGLNLLF